A window of Proteus columbae contains these coding sequences:
- a CDS encoding VWA domain-containing protein: protein MNENSDFSFEKKNNNIQHQLMSKILPPSSANNLTYGSQVVTGDGTIALDLVVVIDTSGSMSDESSDLSKDIDIAIQKALENCPSKLRVTFLGIEGTWDDTKFDQSASDYLKALGVPESRLQARKPFKEADGRDHAGNKEDLCRAVIDLSKHFDWRDGARRAIFVLGDEGMEGGGGILTNAAKIKNDEAIAVAQQEKVKVYTYQGTPDDSATNLDRFPSVADRDRVTKEYIRLAEQTGGRSYIYTTGIANFSLVLQEILCDSLTLPNIPKPNEKTSSCSQVCAQFTSIMSTVNTLAGIVNKAIDSCCKEEWNNHHILVKDRDC from the coding sequence ATGAATGAGAATTCTGATTTTAGTTTCGAAAAGAAAAATAATAATATACAACACCAATTAATGTCTAAAATACTTCCGCCTTCATCCGCAAATAATCTTACTTATGGCTCACAAGTCGTTACGGGTGATGGTACGATTGCGTTAGATTTAGTTGTCGTGATTGATACCAGTGGTTCTATGTCTGATGAGTCGTCAGATTTAAGTAAAGATATTGATATTGCAATACAAAAAGCACTGGAAAATTGCCCATCAAAACTTCGGGTGACTTTTTTAGGTATTGAAGGTACATGGGATGATACTAAATTTGATCAATCAGCTAGTGACTATTTAAAAGCGCTAGGCGTACCTGAAAGTCGCTTACAGGCAAGAAAGCCTTTTAAAGAGGCTGATGGGCGTGATCATGCGGGTAATAAAGAAGATTTATGTCGTGCAGTGATTGATTTAAGTAAGCATTTTGATTGGCGTGATGGTGCTCGTCGTGCTATTTTTGTTTTGGGTGATGAAGGTATGGAAGGTGGCGGAGGTATATTGACCAACGCGGCAAAGATAAAAAATGACGAAGCGATTGCTGTTGCCCAACAAGAAAAAGTCAAAGTATATACCTACCAAGGAACGCCAGACGATAGTGCAACGAACCTCGATCGTTTCCCAAGTGTGGCTGATAGAGATCGCGTAACAAAAGAGTATATACGTTTAGCGGAGCAAACAGGGGGACGCTCGTATATTTACACCACAGGCATTGCGAATTTCTCTTTAGTATTACAAGAAATTCTCTGTGATAGTTTGACACTACCGAACATTCCTAAGCCGAATGAAAAAACATCTAGCTGTAGTCAAGTCTGCGCACAATTCACGTCTATTATGTCAACAGTAAATACGCTTGCTGGAATAGTTAATAAAGCTATTGATTCTTGTTGCAAAGAGGAATGGAATAATCACCATATTCTGGTTAAAGATCGCGATTGTTAA
- the tus gene encoding DNA replication terminus site-binding protein — protein MNRYDLIEQFNLCFQQLEIEIKKLTDVLKNLTLLPSAVFELPEVSKEEEHDEVVRVTVSPCYNEEARDLTLKLMANLFIYDNAPHISSKRAIRLPGVLCFSTDNQTFKSVKKQVEQINLLKKQLSDIVTKESGISKEERFDFVHNQLKGLITLNAYRTLTLLSDPDTVRFGWANKNIIKNLTRNDVLTQLEKSREANRAVPPYTSEQWAERLDKEIITLSQLPENTKLKIKRPVKVQPIARVWYSELQKQVQYACPLPLLAFYIDKESDFKPVIGELPDYDADNIQIRHRPKAKKLQLIIPRMHLYIEK, from the coding sequence ATGAATCGATATGATTTAATTGAGCAATTCAATCTCTGTTTTCAGCAATTAGAAATTGAAATTAAAAAGCTAACTGATGTGTTGAAAAATTTAACTTTATTACCATCAGCAGTATTTGAATTACCTGAAGTGAGTAAAGAAGAGGAACATGATGAGGTTGTTCGCGTTACGGTGTCACCTTGTTATAATGAGGAAGCTAGAGATCTCACTTTAAAGCTAATGGCGAATCTTTTTATTTATGACAATGCACCGCACATCAGTAGTAAGCGTGCTATTCGTTTACCCGGAGTGCTTTGCTTTAGTACAGATAATCAAACATTTAAGTCTGTAAAAAAACAAGTTGAGCAAATTAATTTATTAAAAAAACAGCTTTCCGATATTGTTACTAAAGAGTCTGGTATATCGAAGGAAGAGCGTTTTGATTTCGTCCATAATCAACTAAAAGGCTTAATTACGCTCAATGCTTATCGTACCCTCACTCTATTGTCTGATCCAGATACAGTGCGTTTTGGTTGGGCGAATAAAAATATTATTAAGAATTTAACGCGTAACGATGTTTTGACTCAATTAGAAAAAAGTCGCGAAGCCAATCGAGCAGTCCCTCCTTATACCAGTGAACAATGGGCTGAACGTCTGGATAAAGAGATCATCACTCTTTCTCAATTACCTGAAAATACAAAATTAAAAATAAAGCGTCCTGTCAAAGTGCAACCTATTGCGCGTGTTTGGTATTCAGAACTTCAAAAACAAGTGCAATATGCGTGTCCTTTGCCTTTATTAGCTTTCTATATTGATAAAGAGAGCGACTTTAAACCCGTTATTGGCGAACTTCCTGATTATGATGCCGATAACATTCAAATTCGCCATCGCCCTAAAGCTAAAAAGCTGCAATTAATTATTCCAAGAATGCATTTGTATATTGAAAAATAG
- a CDS encoding YdgA family protein: MKKSLVAVGVIVALGVVWTGASWYMGSKIESRLQEETKLANVQLAQLAKNAQFGADVKLEIRDYKKGVFTSNADFAVVISKDASDADQEKKVEEVIFTTDIDHGPFPLSDLAKFNLAPKLAAMNNTLVNNDTTKELFKLTKEKSIFDIHTSLAFDGGVSGEAKLNPIDFTENGDTVKTTPLTVEFSSDKDATNFTTKVKGDQVVVTKEGEETFTIKNIAGSVAGTKVNNDQYLFNEQLLSFAEIAHTSKDKASDFSLKDFSLTTKSDIKDKLFNISQTYYFKSLNVAGLEFGAGKFGYSIDKADPDAMLLLTKVYNNSLLPWNKNHFDSSEMVEQAVRDVLEKGLVFRIDEASLTNKSGASKLAFNLDLNAFNVKVLESQEKSPAELFNYLFKNIDFNVDLSLPMLAEFRNTTQYLDAARYQETALTDEDKKEIEATTAADIEQLKTELQQNINQISQDEKDALPLMLLAQDGNALNMKLNYAADKFTMNGKTYTFDEFMEVTQAPQMLGLAAMLFGMGASSYDYDDSDYSEEGYQEEITEDPAIIEEQEILIPEQPAQAQ, translated from the coding sequence ATGAAGAAATCGCTTGTCGCTGTTGGTGTTATCGTCGCACTGGGTGTTGTTTGGACTGGTGCGTCGTGGTACATGGGCAGCAAAATTGAAAGTCGCTTACAGGAAGAAACGAAACTAGCTAATGTCCAATTAGCGCAACTTGCTAAAAATGCACAATTTGGCGCTGATGTTAAACTTGAAATTCGTGACTATAAGAAAGGGGTTTTTACCTCTAATGCAGACTTTGCTGTCGTGATTTCAAAAGATGCTAGTGATGCAGACCAAGAGAAAAAAGTAGAAGAAGTTATCTTCACTACCGATATTGATCATGGTCCATTCCCTCTTTCTGATCTGGCTAAGTTTAATTTAGCACCCAAATTAGCAGCAATGAATAATACGTTGGTCAACAATGATACAACGAAAGAATTATTCAAACTGACTAAAGAGAAATCTATTTTTGATATCCATACTTCTTTAGCATTCGATGGTGGAGTTTCAGGTGAAGCGAAACTAAATCCTATCGATTTTACTGAAAATGGTGACACCGTTAAAACGACGCCTCTAACGGTTGAATTCTCATCAGATAAAGATGCAACAAACTTCACAACCAAAGTTAAAGGTGACCAAGTTGTTGTGACTAAAGAAGGTGAAGAAACTTTCACAATTAAAAATATCGCGGGTTCTGTTGCAGGAACAAAAGTTAATAACGATCAATACTTATTTAATGAGCAGTTATTAAGTTTTGCTGAAATTGCACATACCAGTAAAGACAAAGCGTCTGATTTCTCGCTGAAAGATTTTTCTCTGACAACAAAAAGTGATATCAAAGATAAGCTCTTTAACATCTCTCAAACTTATTACTTTAAGTCACTAAATGTTGCAGGACTCGAATTTGGTGCAGGTAAATTTGGCTATTCAATTGATAAAGCTGATCCAGATGCTATGTTGTTATTAACCAAAGTTTATAACAACTCATTGTTACCGTGGAATAAAAATCATTTCGACAGTTCAGAAATGGTTGAACAAGCCGTTCGTGATGTTCTGGAAAAAGGCTTAGTTTTCCGTATCGATGAAGCCTCTTTAACAAATAAAAGCGGTGCAAGTAAGTTAGCCTTTAACTTAGACTTAAATGCTTTTAACGTTAAAGTATTAGAAAGCCAAGAGAAATCACCAGCAGAGTTATTTAACTATCTGTTTAAAAACATTGATTTCAATGTTGATTTATCTCTTCCAATGTTAGCTGAATTCCGTAACACCACTCAATATCTTGATGCGGCTCGTTACCAAGAAACCGCATTAACAGATGAAGATAAAAAAGAGATCGAAGCAACAACAGCGGCTGATATTGAACAGTTAAAAACTGAGCTACAACAAAATATCAACCAAATTTCTCAAGACGAGAAAGATGCATTACCTCTGATGTTACTGGCTCAAGATGGTAACGCATTAAACATGAAACTGAACTATGCTGCTGATAAATTTACCATGAATGGTAAAACTTATACTTTTGATGAATTTATGGAAGTGACCCAAGCTCCTCAAATGTTAGGTTTAGCAGCAATGTTATTCGGTATGGGCGCATCATCTTATGATTACGATGATTCTGATTATTCAGAAGAAGGTTATCAAGAAGAAATCACTGAAGATCCAGCTATTATCGAAGAACAAGAAATCTTAATTCCTGAGCAACCAGCACAAGCTCAATAA
- the fumC gene encoding class II fumarate hydratase, producing MAATRIEKDSMGQIEVPADQLWGAQTQRSLEHFRISVEKMPVALIHALAITKKAAAGVNMDLGLLPKERADAIIAAADEVLAGKHPTEFPLAIWQTGSGTQSNMNMNEVLANRGSEILGGIRGMERKIHPNDDVNKSQSSNDVFPTAMHVAAVIALRQDLLPELKSLLKVFKEKAEAFHDIVKIGRTHLQDATPLTLGQEISGWAAMLEHSIKHIDDSVPHVCELALGGTAVGTGLNTHPEYAVRVAKRIAELSGQPFVTAPNKFEALATCDALVHSHGALKGLAASLMKIANDVRWLASGPRCGIGEIAIPENEPGSSIMPGKVNPTQCEALTMLCAQVMGNDVAINIGGASGNFELNVYRPMIIDNFLQSVRLLADGMRSFNEHCAIGIEPNRERINKLLHESLMLVTALNTHIGYDKAAEIAKKAHKEGLTLKESALKLNYLTSEEFDSWVRPEDMVGSMKK from the coding sequence ATGGCAGCCACTCGCATTGAAAAAGACTCAATGGGGCAAATCGAAGTACCTGCTGACCAGTTATGGGGAGCTCAAACGCAGCGTTCTCTTGAACACTTCCGTATTTCAGTTGAAAAAATGCCTGTTGCACTTATCCATGCACTTGCTATCACGAAGAAAGCAGCCGCTGGTGTTAACATGGATTTAGGTTTATTACCAAAAGAGCGCGCTGATGCAATTATCGCCGCTGCAGATGAAGTGCTTGCAGGTAAACACCCAACTGAATTCCCATTAGCAATCTGGCAGACCGGTTCTGGCACTCAATCAAACATGAATATGAATGAAGTGTTAGCTAACCGTGGTAGTGAGATACTTGGTGGTATCCGTGGCATGGAACGCAAAATCCATCCGAATGATGATGTTAACAAAAGTCAAAGTTCAAATGATGTGTTCCCAACTGCCATGCATGTCGCTGCTGTTATTGCATTACGTCAGGATTTACTGCCAGAATTAAAATCACTGCTGAAAGTATTCAAAGAGAAAGCAGAAGCTTTCCATGACATCGTTAAAATTGGTCGTACTCACCTGCAAGATGCGACACCACTGACATTAGGTCAAGAGATCTCTGGTTGGGCTGCTATGCTTGAGCACAGCATCAAACATATCGATGATTCCGTTCCTCATGTTTGTGAATTAGCGCTCGGTGGTACAGCAGTGGGTACGGGGTTAAATACCCATCCAGAATATGCTGTTCGCGTTGCTAAGCGTATCGCTGAATTATCTGGTCAGCCTTTTGTAACGGCTCCTAATAAATTTGAAGCATTAGCAACTTGTGATGCATTAGTTCATTCACACGGTGCATTGAAAGGTTTAGCTGCATCATTAATGAAGATTGCTAATGACGTGCGTTGGTTAGCTTCTGGTCCTCGTTGTGGTATTGGCGAAATCGCTATCCCAGAAAACGAACCAGGTAGTTCAATCATGCCAGGTAAAGTTAACCCAACACAATGTGAAGCATTAACAATGTTATGTGCTCAAGTTATGGGTAATGACGTTGCTATTAATATTGGTGGCGCATCAGGTAACTTTGAACTGAACGTTTATCGCCCAATGATCATTGATAACTTCTTACAATCAGTCCGTTTATTGGCTGATGGTATGCGTAGTTTCAATGAGCACTGTGCAATTGGTATTGAGCCAAACCGTGAACGTATTAATAAACTACTGCATGAATCATTGATGCTAGTTACTGCGTTAAATACTCATATCGGTTACGACAAAGCCGCTGAAATTGCTAAGAAAGCACATAAAGAAGGCTTAACGCTAAAAGAATCTGCATTGAAACTGAACTATCTGACATCGGAAGAATTCGATAGCTGGGTTCGTCCAGAAGATATGGTTGGTAGCATGAAAAAATAA